A window of Photobacterium sp. GJ3 contains these coding sequences:
- the map gene encoding type I methionyl aminopeptidase, protein MSIKIKTAEEIEKMRVAGRLAAEVLEMIEPHVKPGVSTEELDRICHQYITDTQGAIPAPLNYHGFPKSICTSINHVVCHGIPSESDILKDGDIINIDITVIKDGYHGDTSKMFEVGDVSLEDKRLCRVAQESLYQAMKKVKPGAKLGEIGTTIQKFVKNGNSRFSIVRDYCGHGIGDEFHEEPQVVHYKNADRTVLKAGMCFTIEPMINAGKFGCELDENDGWTVYTVDGKKSAQWEHTLLVTEDGCEVLTLRQEESLPRVMKNA, encoded by the coding sequence ATGAGCATTAAAATCAAAACGGCTGAAGAAATCGAAAAAATGCGTGTGGCGGGCCGTCTGGCTGCCGAAGTGCTGGAAATGATTGAGCCACATGTCAAACCCGGGGTATCCACAGAAGAACTGGATCGGATTTGTCATCAGTACATTACCGACACTCAGGGCGCGATCCCGGCACCGCTGAACTATCACGGTTTCCCGAAATCCATCTGTACCTCCATTAACCATGTGGTCTGTCACGGGATTCCAAGTGAATCAGACATTCTGAAAGATGGCGATATCATCAATATTGACATCACAGTAATCAAAGATGGTTATCATGGTGATACTTCGAAGATGTTCGAAGTCGGTGACGTCTCTCTGGAAGACAAACGCCTGTGTCGCGTGGCTCAGGAAAGCCTGTATCAAGCCATGAAGAAAGTGAAGCCCGGCGCCAAACTGGGTGAAATCGGCACCACGATTCAGAAGTTCGTGAAGAATGGCAACAGCCGCTTCAGCATTGTCCGCGACTACTGCGGTCACGGCATTGGTGACGAGTTCCACGAAGAGCCGCAGGTTGTTCACTACAAAAACGCAGACCGCACCGTCCTGAAAGCCGGCATGTGCTTCACCATCGAGCCGATGATCAATGCGGGTAAATTCGGTTGTGAGCTGGATGAGAACGACGGCTGGACTGTCTATACCGTCGACGGCAAAAAATCAGCCCAGTGGGAACATACGCTGCTGGTGACCGAGGATGGCTGTGAAGTTCTGACCCTGCGTCAAGAAGAGTCTTTACCGCGCGTGATGAAAAACGCCTGA
- the glnD gene encoding bifunctional uridylyltransferase/uridylyl-removing protein GlnD, translating to MTQAHSETASGENINQLRLALKQELEQFNEQQQLLFAQHVPVTELVASRSDCMDEMLRHLWPVFGLDQRDDLALVAVGGYGRGELHPLSDVDILLLSATSLDTQIGKQVSEFLTLLWDLKLEVGHSVRTIEECINIGLEDLTVATNLQEARWLCGSEDSFQQLQEQVNSGKFWPSEVFYRAKVEEQRVRHARYHDTTYNLEPDIKSSPGGLRDIHTLSWVARRHFGATNLLEMSRFGFLTDAEYRELYECQASLWRIRFALHCELKRYDNRLTFEHQASVAQKLGYTGEGNKPVEMMMKEFYRTLRRVAELNKMLLQLFDQAILKNGQEQATVDLDEDFRLAGHLIEARKPALFQARPETILDMFLHIARNSEIDGIAAPTLRQLRTARRRLNRFLVDIPEAREKFMELARQPNALNKAFRLMHRHGVLAAYLPQWSQIVGQMQFDLFHVYTVDEHSVRLLKHLNKFSDPANREVHPICCEVYPRIQKKELLILAAIFHDIAKGRGGDHSELGADDAYQFCINHGLSRPEANLVTWLVKNHLLMSVTAQRRDIYDPDVITEFAKIVRDEERLDYLICLTVADICATNQELWNSWKRTLLAELYYSTQKALRRGLENPPDVRERIRHNQQMASAVLRSQGFTQREVEVLWQRFKADYFLRHTHQQIAWHAEALLQHHDPDTPLILISKKPTRGGTEVFVYSKDKAKLFAIVVAELDKKNLSVHDAQIMTSKDGYTLDTFMVLDPNGDPLTENRHAMVRADLIQALETMSSERRNKRPPRKLRHFHVKTQVDFLPTKTGKKTMMELVALDMPGLLARIGSVFAEQNVSLQAAKITTIGERAEDFFILVNESGQQLTEVQEQTLKSALIERINDAA from the coding sequence ATGACACAAGCACATTCAGAGACCGCCAGCGGCGAAAACATCAACCAGCTGCGTTTAGCACTCAAGCAAGAGCTGGAGCAATTTAACGAGCAACAACAGCTGCTGTTTGCCCAGCATGTGCCCGTCACTGAACTGGTCGCCAGCCGTTCTGACTGTATGGACGAAATGTTACGTCACTTATGGCCGGTTTTTGGTTTGGACCAGCGGGATGATCTGGCGCTGGTTGCCGTCGGCGGCTATGGTCGCGGGGAGCTGCATCCTTTGTCGGATGTCGACATTCTGCTGCTGAGTGCAACATCACTGGACACCCAGATCGGGAAACAGGTCAGCGAGTTCCTCACCCTGCTCTGGGATCTGAAGCTGGAAGTGGGTCACAGCGTCCGCACCATTGAAGAATGCATCAATATTGGTCTGGAAGATCTGACCGTCGCCACCAACTTGCAGGAAGCCCGCTGGCTGTGCGGCAGCGAAGACAGCTTTCAGCAACTGCAGGAACAGGTGAACTCCGGCAAGTTCTGGCCCAGTGAGGTGTTTTACCGCGCTAAAGTGGAAGAGCAGCGCGTGCGCCATGCCCGCTATCATGACACCACCTACAACCTGGAACCTGATATTAAATCCAGCCCGGGCGGATTACGCGATATTCACACGTTGAGCTGGGTGGCCCGCCGCCACTTCGGAGCGACTAACCTGCTGGAGATGAGCCGGTTTGGATTTCTGACCGATGCGGAATACCGGGAGCTCTATGAGTGTCAGGCGTCACTATGGCGGATTCGGTTTGCGCTGCACTGTGAACTGAAACGATACGATAACCGCCTGACCTTTGAACACCAGGCGTCCGTCGCTCAGAAGCTGGGCTATACCGGTGAAGGCAACAAACCCGTCGAAATGATGATGAAAGAGTTCTACCGGACCCTGCGCCGGGTTGCCGAACTCAACAAAATGCTGTTGCAGCTTTTCGATCAGGCCATTCTGAAAAACGGTCAGGAACAAGCCACTGTCGATCTCGACGAGGATTTCCGACTGGCGGGGCATCTGATTGAAGCCCGCAAACCTGCGCTGTTTCAGGCCAGGCCGGAGACCATTCTGGATATGTTCCTGCACATCGCCCGGAATTCAGAAATTGATGGGATTGCAGCCCCCACCCTGCGCCAGCTCCGGACGGCACGACGTCGTTTGAATCGTTTCCTGGTCGATATCCCGGAAGCCAGAGAAAAATTCATGGAACTGGCCCGCCAGCCCAACGCTCTGAATAAAGCCTTCCGTCTGATGCATCGCCATGGCGTGCTGGCAGCCTATCTGCCGCAATGGAGCCAGATTGTCGGTCAGATGCAGTTCGATCTTTTCCACGTCTACACCGTCGATGAGCACAGTGTTCGGCTGCTGAAACATCTGAATAAATTCAGCGATCCGGCCAACCGGGAAGTTCACCCGATCTGTTGCGAGGTTTACCCCAGAATTCAGAAAAAAGAGCTGCTGATCCTGGCGGCGATTTTCCATGATATCGCCAAAGGGCGCGGCGGGGATCATTCCGAGCTGGGCGCAGATGACGCCTATCAGTTCTGTATCAATCACGGTTTATCCCGCCCGGAAGCGAATCTGGTGACCTGGCTGGTGAAAAATCACCTGCTGATGTCCGTGACTGCACAGCGTCGCGATATTTATGATCCGGATGTGATCACCGAGTTTGCCAAAATCGTTCGGGATGAGGAACGGCTCGATTATCTGATCTGCCTGACCGTCGCAGATATCTGCGCCACCAATCAGGAACTATGGAACAGCTGGAAACGGACTTTACTGGCAGAACTTTACTATTCGACCCAAAAAGCACTGCGCCGCGGACTGGAGAATCCACCAGATGTCCGTGAACGTATCCGCCACAATCAGCAAATGGCCTCTGCTGTGTTACGAAGTCAGGGATTTACCCAACGTGAAGTCGAGGTCCTGTGGCAGCGGTTTAAAGCGGATTATTTCCTGCGCCACACCCACCAGCAGATCGCCTGGCATGCAGAAGCCTTGCTGCAACATCACGATCCAGACACCCCGCTGATCCTGATCAGCAAAAAGCCCACCCGCGGAGGAACCGAGGTGTTCGTCTACAGCAAGGATAAAGCCAAGCTGTTTGCGATTGTGGTTGCTGAGCTGGATAAGAAAAATCTCAGTGTGCATGACGCCCAGATCATGACCAGCAAAGACGGCTACACGCTGGACACCTTCATGGTGCTCGATCCCAATGGCGATCCGCTGACAGAAAACCGTCATGCCATGGTCCGGGCGGATCTGATCCAGGCACTGGAAACCATGTCTTCAGAACGACGCAATAAACGGCCCCCCCGTAAACTGCGGCATTTCCATGTCAAAACTCAGGTGGACTTCCTACCCACCAAAACCGGGAAAAAGACCATGATGGAACTGGTCGCACTGGATATGCCAGGCCTGCTGGCCCGGATCGGATCCGTTTTTGCCGAACAGAATGTCAGTTTGCAGGCCGCTAAAATTACCACCATCGGCGAGCGGGCAGAAGACTTTTTCATTCTGGTCAATGAATCGGGTCAGCAACTGACTGAAGTGCAGGAGCAAACCCTGAAATCGGCGCTGATTGAGCGGATTAACGACGCAGCCTGA
- a CDS encoding DUF3461 family protein, protein MYPNLTSLGIEHPERIESYSLRQEAANDILKIYFAKQKGELFAKSMKLKFPRHKKSVVVNSGNREAKEISEINRNLTFVTEELDKITRKRHQDVDIKKKILSDLRHLEQVVTHKIAEIEADLAKLK, encoded by the coding sequence ATGTATCCGAATTTGACCAGTCTGGGGATTGAGCACCCTGAGCGTATTGAAAGCTATAGTCTGCGCCAGGAAGCTGCAAACGATATTCTGAAAATTTACTTCGCCAAACAAAAGGGCGAGCTGTTTGCCAAAAGCATGAAACTGAAATTTCCCCGTCACAAAAAGTCTGTGGTGGTGAACAGTGGCAACCGCGAAGCGAAAGAGATTTCCGAAATCAACCGGAATCTGACGTTTGTGACTGAAGAGCTGGATAAGATCACCCGGAAGCGGCATCAGGATGTGGATATCAAGAAAAAGATCCTGTCGGACTTAAGGCATCTGGAGCAAGTCGTCACACACAAGATCGCCGAAATTGAAGCGGATTTGGCAAAGCTGAAATAA
- a CDS encoding flavodoxin, protein MANIGVFVGSVFGGAEEVAEEIVSELKANGHQAELFVEPNLDDFLTYRDDVALVITSTTGQGEIPENLLPLYTALNDQFPLMPALNYGVIAMGDSSYGEDRYCGGGRQFDVLLQELQAKPVTERLDIDACVNFDATEAALPWLQTFMKQVS, encoded by the coding sequence ATGGCGAATATTGGTGTGTTTGTGGGCTCTGTTTTTGGCGGAGCAGAAGAAGTCGCAGAGGAAATCGTCAGCGAACTCAAAGCCAATGGTCATCAGGCTGAACTCTTTGTTGAGCCGAATCTCGATGACTTTCTGACTTACCGGGATGATGTTGCACTGGTGATCACTTCGACGACAGGGCAGGGAGAGATTCCGGAAAACCTGCTGCCTCTGTATACAGCGCTCAACGATCAGTTTCCGCTGATGCCTGCGCTGAACTATGGTGTGATTGCTATGGGGGATTCCAGCTATGGGGAAGACAGGTATTGCGGGGGCGGTCGTCAGTTTGATGTTTTATTGCAGGAATTGCAGGCGAAGCCGGTCACAGAGCGGCTGGACATTGATGCCTGTGTGAATTTTGATGCCACTGAAGCAGCGTTGCCCTGGCTCCAAACCTTCATGAAGCAAGTGAGTTAA
- the truC gene encoding tRNA pseudouridine(65) synthase TruC, translated as MTETAPVLEILYQDDVLVAVNKPAGMLVHRSWLDRHETRFVMQTLRDQLGGQHVFPLHRLDRPTSGVLLFALSSEMAAEMMPKFAGREVKKTYHAVVRGWVKEAAVLDYPLKEELDKLDDKRTDQDKAPQEAVTAYWPLATVETQIPVGRYATSRYSLVEMKPETGRKHQLRRHMHHLSHHIIGDVNHGDGRHNRMFREHYDCHRLMLHASALEFIHPVSGQPLRIRADVDDSWLRVMDAFDWPLSLLTQAPEEN; from the coding sequence ATGACAGAAACAGCCCCTGTGTTAGAGATTCTGTATCAGGATGACGTGCTGGTTGCCGTGAACAAACCGGCGGGCATGCTGGTTCATCGCTCCTGGCTGGATCGTCATGAAACCCGCTTTGTCATGCAAACGCTCAGAGATCAGCTAGGCGGACAGCATGTCTTCCCTTTACATCGCCTTGATCGGCCTACGTCCGGTGTGCTGCTGTTTGCGCTCTCCAGCGAGATGGCTGCAGAAATGATGCCGAAGTTTGCCGGACGGGAAGTGAAGAAAACCTATCATGCCGTGGTACGTGGCTGGGTGAAAGAAGCTGCTGTGCTGGATTATCCGTTGAAAGAAGAGCTGGATAAGCTGGATGACAAACGAACGGATCAGGATAAAGCGCCGCAAGAGGCCGTGACTGCGTATTGGCCGCTGGCCACGGTTGAAACTCAGATCCCCGTGGGCCGCTATGCAACCAGCCGTTACTCGCTGGTGGAAATGAAGCCTGAAACCGGCCGTAAACATCAGTTGCGCCGGCATATGCACCACCTCAGCCATCATATTATTGGTGATGTGAACCACGGCGATGGGCGCCACAACCGGATGTTTCGGGAGCATTACGACTGTCACCGGCTGATGTTACATGCCTCTGCACTGGAATTTATCCACCCGGTTTCCGGCCAGCCATTGAGGATCCGGGCTGACGTCGATGACAGCTGGCTGCGGGTGATGGACGCATTTGACTGGCCGTTGTCACTGCTGACGCAAGCCCCGGAAGAAAATTGA
- a CDS encoding YqcC family protein, with protein sequence MDPYEKTASLLAALELQLHEQGLWQSEPPSEAALSSTLPFAVDMLTCAEWLQWIFLPNMYHVLSERLPLPTAFCIYPYVEEAARQEPGLDAVLPVISALDDWLGGANA encoded by the coding sequence TTGGATCCTTATGAGAAAACCGCCAGCTTACTGGCAGCACTTGAATTGCAGTTGCACGAGCAGGGCCTGTGGCAGTCCGAACCGCCCAGTGAAGCGGCGCTGTCGAGCACTCTGCCATTTGCGGTCGATATGCTGACTTGTGCTGAGTGGCTGCAGTGGATCTTCCTGCCGAATATGTATCATGTTTTGTCTGAACGTCTGCCATTGCCGACGGCATTCTGCATTTATCCTTATGTCGAAGAAGCAGCGCGCCAGGAGCCGGGGCTGGACGCTGTTTTACCGGTCATCAGTGCGCTGGACGATTGGTTAGGAGGCGCGAACGCATGA
- a CDS encoding DUF3549 family protein has protein sequence MSKDKFHTLTQLLDNAGCQYRIFDLGRRVCEIDRDTFKAVEENRQPYPWPLQQHAHLSISFWQAGNPPWIWFLKLPLDERGLLKQAAVGDFIKYVIEAMGATLNAVPTEEEQQKLAANPYTFKPKDDKMAIFHAHLRHQLALPASQYYEHAQLYLSGQLAWDQWQGVGLQGLADVCARMKQENNATLLRKALNHLPMTPLYALLGCLEHCTLPDALAARLAERIEQELAAEESDIFLLTALVRALSGADASILNPVIRVILNQPQLCHPEMLVAIAGRCWTGLADTDTASLYLLRLAQTQDQTLFNQLFADLVMLPALRGVMLQVLHSPANPELTEAITRLQQAARGQ, from the coding sequence ATGTCCAAGGATAAATTTCACACCCTGACCCAATTACTGGATAACGCGGGCTGCCAGTACAGAATTTTTGATCTGGGCCGCCGGGTGTGCGAGATCGACCGCGATACCTTCAAGGCCGTTGAAGAGAACCGCCAGCCTTATCCATGGCCGTTACAGCAGCATGCCCATTTATCGATTTCATTCTGGCAGGCGGGGAATCCACCGTGGATCTGGTTTCTGAAACTACCGCTTGATGAGCGCGGGTTGTTGAAGCAGGCTGCTGTCGGTGATTTCATCAAGTATGTGATTGAAGCCATGGGTGCGACGCTGAATGCCGTCCCCACGGAAGAAGAACAGCAGAAACTGGCGGCAAACCCATATACCTTCAAACCCAAAGACGACAAGATGGCGATTTTCCACGCGCATCTGCGTCATCAGCTGGCCTTACCTGCCAGCCAGTATTACGAGCATGCGCAGCTCTATCTGAGTGGTCAGTTAGCGTGGGATCAGTGGCAGGGCGTTGGCCTGCAGGGACTGGCCGATGTCTGTGCGCGGATGAAACAGGAAAATAATGCGACACTGCTGCGTAAAGCCCTGAACCATCTGCCGATGACCCCGCTCTATGCGCTGTTGGGCTGTCTGGAACACTGCACGCTGCCTGATGCACTGGCTGCTCGACTGGCTGAACGCATTGAGCAGGAGCTGGCTGCTGAAGAAAGTGATATTTTTCTGCTGACGGCTCTGGTTCGTGCCTTATCCGGTGCTGATGCTTCCATCCTGAACCCGGTGATTCGTGTGATACTGAATCAACCGCAACTCTGTCATCCTGAAATGCTGGTCGCTATTGCAGGCCGTTGCTGGACAGGACTGGCAGACACTGACACAGCCAGCCTGTACCTACTCCGTCTGGCGCAAACCCAGGATCAGACCCTGTTCAACCAGCTGTTTGCCGATCTGGTGATGCTGCCAGCACTGCGTGGTGTGATGCTGCAAGTCCTGCACAGCCCGGCGAACCCCGAGCTGACAGAAGCCATTACCCGCTTACAGCAAGCAGCACGCGGACAATAA
- a CDS encoding DUF3301 domain-containing protein: MDNLLGILAIAILGWLFWQQRRQSELAQQYIGLRCKQLGLQVLSVARGSHQFKDKHGRWRWQTVYLFEFSANGADAYQGYATFKGMRPVQFDVPPHHMPD; encoded by the coding sequence ATGGATAATTTACTCGGCATTCTGGCAATTGCCATTCTGGGCTGGCTGTTCTGGCAACAACGCCGGCAAAGTGAGCTCGCGCAGCAGTACATCGGCCTGAGATGCAAGCAATTGGGTCTTCAGGTGCTGAGTGTGGCCCGGGGGTCACACCAATTCAAAGATAAACATGGCCGCTGGCGCTGGCAAACGGTGTATCTGTTTGAGTTTTCAGCGAATGGTGCCGATGCTTATCAAGGGTATGCCACCTTCAAAGGGATGCGTCCGGTACAGTTTGACGTTCCGCCGCATCACATGCCGGATTAG
- a CDS encoding DUF2789 domain-containing protein: protein METFNHDLPSLFNQLGLNSSKDSIEGFIREHHLQQNENIAQADFWAPAQRRFLKESIAEDADWCEVIDQLDALLRK, encoded by the coding sequence ATGGAAACGTTTAACCATGATTTACCAAGCCTTTTCAATCAATTAGGATTGAATTCATCCAAGGATTCTATTGAAGGTTTTATTCGGGAACATCACCTGCAGCAAAATGAAAACATTGCTCAGGCCGATTTCTGGGCCCCGGCACAACGCCGTTTTCTGAAAGAATCGATCGCAGAAGATGCCGATTGGTGCGAAGTGATTGATCAATTGGATGCCTTGCTACGAAAATAA
- a CDS encoding Zn-ribbon-containing protein — MYVIELQFECFDNTTISAVEQAINGLMDALRYNGQVLGREFPIVMDEAVFKVRAVCPEKESLHSQFHSPQVKSCMSRLTQASLLAPKVKVLGRDMNSEATAEESPTWQVLYTTYVHTCSPLRSGETLLPIPLYRIPATFNGDHKAVVKWQTEWQACDEIQMAGGCQAEHAALREIRDADSDLFRRGWDLRGRIEYLTHIPTYYYQYRVGGASLAEESHRPCPKCGLPWRQEEPLHGIFHFKCDPCRLVSNLSWDYQSS; from the coding sequence ATGTATGTCATTGAGTTGCAATTTGAATGTTTTGACAATACCACGATCTCAGCTGTGGAACAGGCCATCAACGGACTGATGGACGCGCTCCGTTATAACGGTCAGGTACTGGGGCGGGAATTTCCGATTGTGATGGATGAGGCGGTGTTCAAGGTGAGGGCGGTGTGCCCGGAAAAAGAAAGCCTGCACAGTCAGTTTCACAGTCCGCAGGTCAAAAGTTGCATGAGTCGTCTGACACAGGCCAGCCTGCTGGCTCCGAAAGTCAAAGTACTTGGCCGGGATATGAACTCGGAAGCCACGGCGGAAGAATCGCCGACATGGCAGGTGCTGTATACCACTTATGTTCATACCTGTTCGCCACTGCGCAGTGGTGAGACCCTGCTGCCGATCCCTTTATATCGAATTCCGGCCACCTTTAACGGGGATCACAAGGCGGTGGTGAAATGGCAGACCGAATGGCAGGCCTGCGATGAAATTCAGATGGCCGGAGGCTGCCAGGCAGAACATGCTGCTCTGCGGGAAATCCGGGATGCTGACAGCGATTTATTCCGTCGGGGCTGGGATTTGCGAGGCCGGATTGAGTATCTGACGCACATCCCGACTTATTATTATCAGTATCGGGTGGGTGGTGCGAGCCTGGCAGAAGAAAGTCACCGGCCTTGTCCGAAATGTGGTCTGCCCTGGCGGCAGGAAGAACCGTTACACGGCATCTTCCATTTTAAATGCGACCCTTGTCGTCTGGTGTCCAATTTGTCCTGGGATTATCAGTCCTCATAA
- the syd gene encoding SecY-interacting protein, whose amino-acid sequence MNHPVTAALADFSSRFMNVWSEERASLPCSSDLIGLTSPCVDSDNGDTVYWQPVVQEPMGSLAAVENGIELRLHSDITAFYGSFYSGDMTARFADLEFDLLQVFSAADLQRLQENVLGHLVTQRRLKLKPTVFIGVMDAEDRVISICNLSGNVVLETLGKPNHQVLAEDVASFIRQLEPVVRVR is encoded by the coding sequence ATGAATCATCCTGTTACGGCCGCATTGGCCGATTTTTCCTCCCGTTTTATGAATGTCTGGTCTGAAGAGCGGGCCAGTTTACCTTGCAGCAGCGATTTGATCGGCCTGACGTCGCCCTGTGTGGACAGCGACAATGGCGACACGGTGTACTGGCAGCCGGTCGTTCAGGAGCCGATGGGCAGTCTGGCTGCGGTTGAAAACGGCATTGAGCTTCGCCTGCATTCAGACATTACGGCGTTTTACGGCAGTTTTTATAGCGGCGATATGACAGCCCGCTTTGCCGATCTGGAGTTTGACCTGTTACAGGTGTTCAGTGCAGCGGATCTGCAGCGTCTGCAGGAAAATGTGCTGGGGCATCTGGTGACGCAGCGGCGGTTAAAGCTGAAGCCAACAGTGTTTATCGGCGTGATGGATGCAGAAGATCGGGTGATTTCTATTTGTAACCTGAGCGGGAATGTCGTGCTGGAAACGCTGGGCAAGCCGAATCATCAGGTCTTGGCGGAAGATGTGGCCAGCTTTATTCGTCAGCTTGAGCCAGTGGTCAGGGTCCGATAA
- the queF gene encoding NADPH-dependent 7-cyano-7-deazaguanine reductase QueF (Catalyzes the NADPH-dependent reduction of 7-cyano-7-deazaguanine (preQ0) to 7-aminomethyl-7-deazaguanine (preQ1) in queuosine biosynthesis) — MSKYKDAKELAGLTLGQKSEYKDQYDPSLLQAVPRQLNRDDLALGDDLPFTGYDIWTLYELSWLNSKGLPQVAIGEVRLPASSPNLIESKSFKLYLNSLNNTRIDSWQAVADMLQKDLSGCAGADVDVTIQPLSDFTDQPIVDFGGDCIDDQDIEIMDFDFNPNLLENAAEGAEIHEILHSHLLKSNCLITNQPDWGSVRIAYQGKQINREKLLRYLVSFRNHNEFHEQCVERIFTDIMRFCQPTLLTVYARYTRRGGLDINPYRTNQGKTPSNNDRLARQ; from the coding sequence ATGAGCAAATACAAAGACGCGAAAGAACTCGCCGGTTTAACTCTTGGCCAAAAAAGTGAGTATAAGGATCAGTACGATCCATCCCTGCTGCAGGCGGTCCCCCGTCAGCTCAATCGCGATGATCTGGCTCTGGGTGATGACCTGCCGTTTACCGGATACGACATCTGGACCCTGTATGAGCTGTCCTGGCTCAACAGCAAAGGGCTGCCGCAGGTCGCGATCGGTGAAGTGCGCCTGCCCGCCAGCAGTCCGAACCTGATCGAATCCAAATCCTTCAAGCTCTATCTCAACAGCCTGAACAATACCCGGATTGACAGCTGGCAAGCCGTTGCCGACATGTTGCAAAAAGACCTGTCCGGCTGCGCAGGCGCCGATGTCGATGTGACCATTCAGCCCCTGAGCGATTTCACCGATCAGCCGATTGTTGATTTTGGTGGTGACTGTATTGATGATCAGGACATTGAGATCATGGATTTTGATTTCAATCCGAATCTGCTGGAAAACGCCGCTGAAGGCGCTGAAATTCACGAGATTCTGCACAGCCATCTGCTGAAATCTAACTGTCTGATCACCAACCAGCCAGACTGGGGCAGTGTGCGTATCGCCTACCAGGGCAAGCAGATTAACCGCGAGAAACTGCTGCGTTATCTGGTGTCTTTCCGCAATCATAACGAGTTCCACGAGCAATGTGTGGAACGCATCTTCACCGACATCATGCGATTCTGTCAGCCAACACTGCTGACCGTTTATGCCCGGTATACCCGCCGCGGTGGTCTGGATATTAACCCGTACCGGACCAATCAGGGAAAAACGCCAAGCAATAACGATCGTCTGGCGCGTCAGTAA